The following are encoded in a window of Corythoichthys intestinalis isolate RoL2023-P3 chromosome 8, ASM3026506v1, whole genome shotgun sequence genomic DNA:
- the LOC130920817 gene encoding uncharacterized protein LOC130920817 isoform X3 → MPVKKKALCRGLVGDQPAQDLTPAEELAAEFSNRRPVIEGIQEVSWDRVVKTEDGVVKIEPPDNDPYTQEEATFAAVECTSAEEETLSMDSRRLEDVATAQQQKEACNINSQTIRIQYAQHLHKQTELAELQIQREKRNLEVIELDVEIKKRTLRKLDLEIQKLEHEVNIALCNHV, encoded by the exons ATGC CAGTCAAGAAAAAAGCACTCTGCAGAGGGCTGGTGGGTGACCAACCCGCCCAAGATCTGACACCAGCAGAGGAGCTGGCTGCAGAATTCAGTAACCGGAGGCCAGTGATCGAGGGGATCCAGGAAG TGTCTTGGGACAGAGTTGTGAAAACGGAGGACGGTGTAGTGAAAATTGAGCCCCCAGACAACGATCCA TATACGCAAGAGGAAGCCACTTTTGCAGCTGTGGAGTGTACCTCTGCTGAAGAGGAAACACTGTCTATGGACTCTAGAAGGCTTGAG gatgTAGCGACTGCACAGCAGCAAAAGGAAGcttgtaacatt aattCACAAACCATCAGAATACAGTACGCACAACATCTGCACAAACAGACTGAACTGGCAGAACTCCAAATCCAGAGGGAAAAACGAAATCTAGAAGTGATTGagcttgatgttgaaataaaaaaGAGGACTCTAAGGAAACTGGATCTTGAGATCCAAAAACTTGAACATGAGGTGAATATTGCACTCTGTAACCATGTTTGA
- the LOC130920817 gene encoding uncharacterized protein LOC130920817 isoform X1 — protein MPSRCVAMYCSHEGSRLYEWPVKKSLARIWTLFVRVKRRNFTPAARSVLCYKHFSDECFENLIRYNFGYTKMLRLKSGAVPTIHLPGPDELQLNIPVGLSAPNTNHQNHNSNTPASIPRSAYAKRERSRQIDAALSEYLLLDCQTNLDISGVEPVESAAAAVKKKALCRGLVGDQPAQDLTPAEELAAEFSNRRPVIEGIQEVSWDRVVKTEDGVVKIEPPDNDPYTQEEATFAAVECTSAEEETLSMDSRRLEDVATAQQQKEACNINSQTIRIQYAQHLHKQTELAELQIQREKRNLEVIELDVEIKKRTLRKLDLEIQKLEHEVNIALCNHV, from the exons ATGCCaagtcgatgtgtagcgatgtaTTGCTCACATGAAGGATCGAGACTTTATGAGTGGCCTGTAAAAAAATCTTTAGCAAGGATTTGGACATTGTTCGTGAGAGTCAAGCGAAGGAACTTCACACCGGCTGCAAGATCGGTTCTATGCTACAAACATTTCAgcgatgaatgctttgaaaactTAATAAGATACAACTTTGGTTATACAAAGAT gctCCGTTTGAAGAGTGGTGCAGTGCCAACAATCCACCTGCCAGGCCCTGATGAACTGCAACTAAATATTCCAGTTGGGCTGTCAGCACCAAATACAAACCATCAAAACCATAACTCCAACACTCCAGCATCAATACCGAGGTCTGCCTATGCAAAGAGGGAACGATCACGACAGATAGATGCTGCTTTGTCTGAGTATTTACTGTTGGATTGCCAAACAAATTTGGACATTTCTGGGGTTGAGCCAGTTGAATCGGCAGCTGCAG CAGTCAAGAAAAAAGCACTCTGCAGAGGGCTGGTGGGTGACCAACCCGCCCAAGATCTGACACCAGCAGAGGAGCTGGCTGCAGAATTCAGTAACCGGAGGCCAGTGATCGAGGGGATCCAGGAAG TGTCTTGGGACAGAGTTGTGAAAACGGAGGACGGTGTAGTGAAAATTGAGCCCCCAGACAACGATCCA TATACGCAAGAGGAAGCCACTTTTGCAGCTGTGGAGTGTACCTCTGCTGAAGAGGAAACACTGTCTATGGACTCTAGAAGGCTTGAG gatgTAGCGACTGCACAGCAGCAAAAGGAAGcttgtaacatt aattCACAAACCATCAGAATACAGTACGCACAACATCTGCACAAACAGACTGAACTGGCAGAACTCCAAATCCAGAGGGAAAAACGAAATCTAGAAGTGATTGagcttgatgttgaaataaaaaaGAGGACTCTAAGGAAACTGGATCTTGAGATCCAAAAACTTGAACATGAGGTGAATATTGCACTCTGTAACCATGTTTGA
- the LOC130920817 gene encoding uncharacterized protein LOC130920817 isoform X2: MEIGRASSFTPAEQELLLRHYEELKACIRQKGNTIVAKKARQKAWQIIADRLNAANLSGQRRTWKQVKTKYKNILQTAVKKKALCRGLVGDQPAQDLTPAEELAAEFSNRRPVIEGIQEVSWDRVVKTEDGVVKIEPPDNDPYTQEEATFAAVECTSAEEETLSMDSRRLEDVATAQQQKEACNINSQTIRIQYAQHLHKQTELAELQIQREKRNLEVIELDVEIKKRTLRKLDLEIQKLEHEVNIALCNHV, translated from the exons ATGGAAATCGGACGCGCGTCTTCTTTTACTCCTGCGGAGCAAGAGCTGCTTCTTCGGCATTATGAAGAACTGAAAGCCTGTATACGCCAAAAAGGAAACACAATTGTTGCTAAAAAGGCGAGGCAAAAAGCCTGGCAAATAATAGCGGACCGCCTTAATGC AGCAAACTTGTCAGGCCAGAGAAGGACCTGGAAACAGGTGAAaaccaaatacaaaaatattctgCAGACTG CAGTCAAGAAAAAAGCACTCTGCAGAGGGCTGGTGGGTGACCAACCCGCCCAAGATCTGACACCAGCAGAGGAGCTGGCTGCAGAATTCAGTAACCGGAGGCCAGTGATCGAGGGGATCCAGGAAG TGTCTTGGGACAGAGTTGTGAAAACGGAGGACGGTGTAGTGAAAATTGAGCCCCCAGACAACGATCCA TATACGCAAGAGGAAGCCACTTTTGCAGCTGTGGAGTGTACCTCTGCTGAAGAGGAAACACTGTCTATGGACTCTAGAAGGCTTGAG gatgTAGCGACTGCACAGCAGCAAAAGGAAGcttgtaacatt aattCACAAACCATCAGAATACAGTACGCACAACATCTGCACAAACAGACTGAACTGGCAGAACTCCAAATCCAGAGGGAAAAACGAAATCTAGAAGTGATTGagcttgatgttgaaataaaaaaGAGGACTCTAAGGAAACTGGATCTTGAGATCCAAAAACTTGAACATGAGGTGAATATTGCACTCTGTAACCATGTTTGA